The DNA region CTTTTCGATTTCCTGCATTCTTTTGTTCCTTTTAGTAGGCAAGAACCTAACAAAACAAATGTAAAAGCAAAcaagaaaagttattttaattagGACAAAGTAATGAACATGTGATTTTCCATATTATGTagaaatttcacaaataaatcGTTATACCTAGATCCTGGTATATAAACTGAATGAGTCATGTCCATTACATACTCAGCTTGTTCTTTCTGAAGTTCAAATACTTTTCTCCCTTCTTCATAGCTACTCCCAAATGCGGTTCGAGAAATGACTTCACCTGTCATTAATTGAAGGTCTGGCCATACATCGAGCTCGACTGATCTTTCCTTTGGAACAATATCCTCCCATTTGCTTATCATTTCACTACAACTTTGATAAAACGCTGGCAACATATGCTGTACAAAACAAATTAATCGCAAAAACCAGTACTAGTTATCAGTAGTAGAGCTTCATGTTAGCTAAATTTAGTAGTAATAAGActatgaagtaaaaaaaataacctTTAAGTTCTCAAAATGGAAAGcaggattgatgatttttctgtGTTTGGCCCATTTGTCTTCCTCAAGAAACGCAAGACCTTTAGCGAATGACTTGGCAAATGGATTGGGATGAGCTATCTTTTGATACCCATAATTCTTTGTGAAAATCTCTTTTACATGTTCAGGATCTGTGATCAACACTGCTGGATATGGGCCAAGCCACACAAAAGAACTTTTACCTGAGAGTAATCCGTTCTCGCttaggaaaaatatatataaaaaaaaaggcataataTAATTATCAACTATGAATTCATAGGGCTCTAATTGCTTAGGTAATGACATCAGTCAACTGTAGTCTCTAGAGTTACCACGGATCTGCCTCTAGGTTGGAGCAAGGGTACCGATCGAAAAGGGGTTCATCTTTACAGAAAAttaattacattgtatatatacaagaagagaaaaaaatttattcttttaaggacaaagaataaaagaaacatACCATTTTTGTTGATGGAGTCGAGGAAAAAAGGGAtgagcctttgagctatatcATCAGAGAAATTGATGGGCTTAGATCTAGCTTCATTTAGTTTATTTGTGAGTTCGTTCAAATCGCCATAGAATAATTTGTATGGATTTCCCTTAAGACCACTCTTTCTTAAGAATTTTTCAAGTTTCTTTGGCTTAAACCATGCCCAATTCAACACTCTCCATGTATATACCAACAAAATTGCAACACAAATTGCTTCTATAATTCTGTTGTAAGAAATCTCCATGAAAGTAATAAGACTCTTCTTTCTAGCTACTTTCTTTTACATAGAAAAAAGAGGGGAAGTAAGCTAATTTATATCTTCTTAATAACATTAATTGTTGGATACATCTCGTCTCCATTTCCGCCAATCAATTTCTTGGATGGGGGCACATGGCATACGTTACATTTAATGACTAGGATTTAATTGACCAAAGAAAATATGATTTAGATGATAAATACATTGTATatttagttcaaaaaattattgtaatccCACAATCTTAGCAATGTATTATCTTGTCCATAAAtatagtcaaaaaaaaaaaaggacgaATGTAATAGATTTATTTATCTTCTTCATCCAAAACACGAGGGCAAGACTTATTCCTCAAAGGCACAAATTCCTATGTTGAAAAGACTACTCCCAATATACGTTTTTCGCCTCAAAATAAGTGTGTCCATTTCGCTTGTTTCACGcttattaagaaaattagaaaaataacaaataaaaggtataattttctaagttacccctatttattatatgttttttgaGAGTCGAGTACTATTAAGTAGCAGTAGTTCTTTAATACAAGGGTGTATTCGGAACCAATTACTATTTGTTGTTCTGAATTCTTAAGCGATTCttgttttgaacaattttttttttttgataaagcaACACTCATTTAGGGATGGTGAGACTAAAAATTAATGCCTTGCCTTCTTTAAATTAGCTTGTAAGATTTGGAGATTATGTTGTGTTCTATTTTCCAGTGGTTGTGGTCAGTGGCGGAGCCAAGTAAGGCTCTCTGAATTGTTTAAtcattgttaaaaaaattatgtataaatagtaGATATTGAACCCCTTTGGCTTCTTCgtgtattttttatgtaattaggTTTCGACCTTATGAAACAGACTTGCAGGACTGGGAGTGAACAATTTATATGAACAATTAAATGCAgtttatatagatttttgtTATACGGTTAAAGGCTTAACTTGGATCAATTGAAACCACTGATATAAACTCTTCATAAAACAAGATGGAGCATCATAACAAGTTTCTTCTACTAAATACTGGAAATGAGGGGAATAGCCTTAACGTCTCGTACAAGATCATTGTCAcctaaggaaaaaaaaatgtattgcGTAAGTTGGATGAAGAATTGGTTCACTTATTACAAAATTCAGGGGTCATGCCTTAATTCAGAGATATTTCAATCTCATAGTAATTGCCCCTCCGAGACTGAAATAGGATGATAGAAGTGGCCTATCTGATCTCAACCCGAATTTGCATTGGACAAAACTTTGCAATGATGGAAGCAAAAATGACAATAGCAATGATACCACAAAAGTTCACCTTCAAACTCTCTCAGTCATATACGCATGCTCCAGTTGAAGTAGTGACTATTCATCCACAATATGGTGCTCCTCTGGTTATGCGCAAACTTTAAAAATGTTGTAGTTTAGTTAACCATATCAAAAATGTTAAACTTTTTCTTCAGTGTGTGTTTTAGATCTTCAACATTTTATGGTGTTTAGCTTTCATCTAGTCTTGTGAAGAGTGATTTCTATATATGTAACTCAAACTTTCAACTGCGTTATGAAGAATAATAAATGGATTGGAATTTTGTATAGTATTCCCATAAATGAATCGAGCAAGTTTCTTCGAAGGTTAAACATTGTTAAATCTTTTAATGGTTGTGATATTTTTcagttttgattattttctcGTTGTGAATTTTGTGGTTACAACTCATCTTTATATTATCAAGTATTGGCTTGTAAAATAGACGAAGATGTATATAATACCATTGCatccattattattatttagtgGTAATGAATACAAACTTAGGATTAATAAATATTGTGAAAATGCACAAGTACCCTCCAACCTATGTctgaaatctcagagacacacttgtactttactaaggtcctattacccctcgaacttattttataaataattttctaccccttttcggcctacgtggcactatcattgaaaaaattgtcaacacacGCTGGGCCAGAAGATATTTGGAATACATTTTCTCTACGAAAACAAGTACGTAAAAATGAGCTGAAATATGACTTTTGTAGTAGAAGTAGGAAAAACAAGCATCACAAGTGACATTCCACATTGATTGTCTTCTAAACCTTCCAATACACCTTATCTTCATCCTCACAATCCCTACGGCCCCATCCCCACCTCCTAGAGTATTTGTCTAGACTATATATATGGATAACAACTAAATATACACTTgtactataaaaaataatttaaatatattctttGCTATACTTTGAGTTCAAATATACCAATCTCGTTATACTTTTAGTCTAGATATACCCTTTCCGTTATACTTTTCGTCCAAATATACTCCTTCCATTATAGCTTCCGTCCAAATATACGTCTTCCAGTATAACAAGGGatatattttgttatatataaatacttttaaattaatattattttttagaacacgagaaaataaataagaaacccGTTTATTAATATCCCTAGATAATATCATTGAATCCCACAAAATTGAATGGATCCAAACAGATTGGACAAAGGACTTTATTAGTACTGGACAATGATGTTTTTGTCTTCGATATTATAGAGAGAAAAGCTAGGCCTTATCTAGtccaacaaacaacaaattaaaaaaaaggtaaattagCTATTTTCCCCTCTTTTTTCTATGCAACAATAAACagctagaaaaataaaattatcatggAGATTTTGTACAACACAATTATAGCAACAATTTGTGTTGCAATTTAGTTGGTATATATATGGAGAGTGTTGAATTGGGCatggtttgggccaaaaaaattggagaatttctTAAGGCAAAGAGGCCTAAAGGGAAATCCATATAAGTTACTCTATGGAGATTTGAATGAACTCACAAAAAGTATAAGCTTTATGTCTAAGTCTAAGCCTATCAATATCTCTGATGATATAACTCAAAGGCTCATCCCTTTTTTCCTTGACTCCATCAACAAAAATGGTATGtttcttttattgatttggttagaaagtaaacactccaactttgagtatgcaTGTCTACATACCTCAACTTGTCTTCACTGTGTGATTAGTTTATCTAAACTTTATGTGCCACGTTATGTTGGGTGTTTACGGACACAGTGGAGATCAGTTGGAGTGTTTAGTTGCTAGTTGAGACCAAGTTTAGGTGTCTAGATTTGAACCTCAAAGTTGGAGTGCTTATTTGTCAGCTGAAATCATATTTGAgtgtttgtttatgtattatgctttttttttctaatcgaAAACAGATTACAGGCAGGTAAAAGTTCGTTTATGTGGCTAAGCCCATATCCAACAGTGTTGATCACAAATCCTGAACATGTAAAAGAGATTTTGACAAAGAATTATGTGTACCAAAAGCAAACTCATCCAAATCCATTTGCCAAGTTATTGGCTCAAGGTCTTGTGTTAGTTGAGGAAGACAAATGGGCAAAACacagaaaaatcatcaatcctgCTTTCCATGTTGAGAAGTTAAAGGTTATATatacttcttttttgttgtattgaatttaggccaaaaaaatcagaaaattcaattttctgtttttttttttcattttttttgtacagCATATGTTGCCAGCATTTTATATGAGTTGTAGTGAAATGATAAGCAAATGGGAGGATATTGTTTCAAAGGAAACATCATACGAGCTCGATGTATGGCCAGACCTTCAATTAATGACCGCTGAAGTTATTTCTCGAACTGCATTTGGGAGTAGCTATGAAGAAGGGAGAATAGTATTTGAACTTCAGCAAGAACAAGCTGAGCATATAATGGACATAAGTCGTTCAATTTATATACCAGGATCAAGGTATAATAATTTACTTTTGAGATTTCTACATCATATGGAAAATAAAATGTTCATTACTTTGTTTGCTTTTAAATCTGTTTTGTTAGGTTCTTGCCTACTAAAAGGAACAAAAGAATGCTGGAAATTGAAAAGCAAGTCCAAACAACGATTAGGCATATCATCGACAAAAGATTGAAGGCAATGGAAGCAGGGGAGACTAGTAAAGATGACTTATTAGGCATATTACTTGAATCCAATATGAAAGAAATTGAGCAACACGGAAGCAAAGATTTCGGATTGACAACAACAGAAGTGATTGAAGAGTGCAAGTTATTCTATTTTGCTGGACAAGAGACCACTTCAGTGTTGCTCGTGTGGACAATGATTTTGTTGTGCCTACATCCAGAGTGGCAAGTACGGGCCAGAGAGGAGGTTTTGCAGGTCTTTGGAAATGAAAAACCAGATTTGGAAGGATTAAGTCGCCTCAAAATTGTAAGTACTTTCCACAAGATCGTAGGGTAACTTAGTAAACTATaccttttatttgttatttttcttaataagcgTGTAACAAGCCAAATCAACACACTTATTTTGAGACGAAAAAGTATATTGGAAGTAGTTTTTTCAACATAGGAATTTGTACCTTTGAGGAATAAGTCTAGCCTTCGTGTTTTGGATGAAGAAGACAAATAAATCTATGAcatttgtcttttttattttttttactatatttatGGACAAGATAATATATTGCTAAGACTGTGGGATTACAATAATTTCTGGAACTAAATATACAATGTATTTATCATCTAAATCATGGTTAGATATTTTCTTTGGTCAATTAGACCTAACATATGCCATATGTCCCCAATCCAAGAAAGAAATTGGGGGAAATGGAGAGGAGGCGTATCCAACAATGTTATTATAAAGTTACAAAATTAGGCTAACTCcccctcttcctttttttctatgtAAAATAAAGCAGCTAGAAAGAAGACTCTTATTACTTTCATGAAGATTTCTTACAACATAACTATAGCAGCGATTTGTGTTACAATTTTGTTGTTATATACATGGAGAGTGTTGAATTGGGCATGGTTTAAGCCAAAGAAACTTGAGAAATACTTAAGAAAAAGTGGTCTAAAGGGAAATCCATACAAATTACTCTACGGAGATTCGAAGGAACTCACAAATAAACTCAATGAAGCTAGATCTAAGCCCATTAATTTTTCTGATgatatagctcaaaggctcaTCCCTTTTTTCCTCGACTCCATCAACAANTGAACTAACTCTACTTCCAACTTATGCAATACATTCTTTTAATTCCTTAGGTGACAATGATATTGTACGAGACGTTAAGGCTATTCCCCCCATTACCAGTATTTAGTAGAAGGAACAAAGAAGAAGTCAAATTAGGGGAGCTGCATCTACCAGCTGGAGTGATACTCATTATACCTGCAATCTTTATTCATTATGACAAGTAAATATGGGGCGAAGACGCGAAGGAATTCAAACCAGAAAGATTCAATGAAGGAATGTCAAAGGCAACAAAAGGATAAGTATCGTTTATTCCATTTGGTTGGGGACCCCGAATTTGCATTGGACAAAACTTTGCAATGATGGAAGCAAAAATGGCAATAGCAATGATACTACAGAAGTTCTCCTTCGAACTCTCTCCATCTTATACACGTGCTCCATTTGCAATAATTACAATTCATCCACAGTATGGTGCTCCTCTGCTTATGCGCAAGCTTTGAAATGGATCAAATACTACTAAATAGTTGGGCTCTGGCTGAAGTCACTCTTTTCGAATTTCAAcgttgtaattttgaaattttaacgtTGTTGTTCactttcttcttcacttctcTTTTGTGGGTGAATAAGTTTAAACTTGTTATGATGCTCCATCTTGTCTCATGAAGAGTTTATATCAGTGGTTCATATTGATCCAAGTTAAGCCTTTAACTGTACAACGAAAATCTATATAAACTCCATTTAATTGTGCATATAAATTGTTCACTCCCAGTCCTACAAGTTTGTTTCATAAGGTCGaaatttaattacataaaaaatacacGAAGAAGCCAAAGGGGTTCTATATCtactatttatacataattttttaaaaggcataatacatatattggaccctaaacttggtttcaaattttaactttgacctccaactttcaaagtgcacaaacagacactttaactatccaacttttaaataaataaacacacgaTTTTTGCAGCCAAAGAGCATGAAATGCAAACGCTCCAACGTGTATTTgtgagccactcaatggctgccaactaattaaatattttacacgtcattttagaactaaaaaaatcaaaattaattttaatttacatacaagaatcaaaattaattcctattaatgatttttagaGCTTGGAGCTCATTGTTTGATGGAGCTTAGAGGTTTGTTGATGGTTGGCTTCTTGGTTTAGGTGTTTGTGGTTGTTGGGTCTGTTTTCATGGGGTTTGGGGGGTCATTTGGATTCTCGATGGATATGGTGGATCTAATGGATTTGGGGTCGGGTATTTGGTGGGTTTAGCGAGCTCGTTCGCTTCATGGTTGTGCTCCGatgtgaggaagaaggagaacGGCTGGGTATTTGGTGGCGTTTTgcctgaaaaagaagaaagtgaacGGAGGTTTTGGGTTGCCGGATATTGGCCAGAATCCGGGgggtagagttgtcatttcagcatttttttacTGTTGTGGGACTCGAAAATTACTCCTAACTCGCGCAGAATACGTGCACATCACGCGTTTTGCCAAGTAGGattcgcgtgtttatttattaaaaggttggatagttaaagtgcctgtttgtgcactatgaaagttggaggtcaaaattaaaatttgaagccaagtttagggtccaatatatgtattatgcctttttaaAACTATGCATAAATAGTAGATTTTTCACGGAAGGGGATTCAGATAGCCTTACTTGGCTCCGCCCCAGACCACAACTACTGGAAAATAGAACACACCTCCAAATCTTCCAAGCTAATTTAAAGAAGGCATGACTTCAatttttactccctccgtccctaaaTAAGTGATGCTCTagcaactaaaaaaaattgttccaaAACAAGAATCACTTTagaattcaaaacaaaatatagTAATTGTTTCCAACTACACCCTTGTATTAAAGAACTACTTCTTCTTAATAGTACTAGACTCTCAAAAAACATCTAAtaaataagggaaaatgcataagtacccccccagcctatacccgatatcccagagacacacctaacctttactaaggtcctattNNNNNNNNNNNNNNNNNNNNNNNNNNNNNNNNNNNNNNNNNNNNNNNNNNNNNNNNNNNNNNNNNNNNNNNNNNNNNNNNNNNNNNNNNNNNNNNNNNNNNNNNNNNNNNNNNNNNNNNNNNNNNNNNNNNNNNNNNNNNNNNNNNNNNNNNNNNNNNNNNNNNNNNNNNNNNNNNNNNNNNNNNNNNNNNNNNNNNNNNNNNNNNNNNNNNNNNNNNNNNNNNNNNNNNNNNNNNNNNNNNNNNNNNNNNNNNNNNNNNNNNNNNNNNNNNNNNNNNNNNNNNNNNNNNNNNNNNNNNNNNNNNNNNNNNNNNNNNNNNNNNNNNNNNNNNNNNNNNNNNNNNNNNNNNNNNNNNNNNNNNNNNNNNNNNNNNNNNNNNNNNNNNNNNNNNNNNNNNNNNNNNNNNNNNNNNNNNNNNNNNNNNNNNNNNNNNNNNNNNNNNNNNNNNNNNNNNNNNNNNNNNNNNNNNNNNNNNNNNNNNNNNNNNNNNNNNNNNNNNNNNNNNNNNNNNNNNNNNNNNNNNNNNNNNNNNNNNNNNNNNNNNNNNNNNNNNNNNNNNNNNNNNNNNNNNNNNNNNNNNNNNNNNNNNNNNNNNNNNNNNNNNNNNNNNNNNNNNNNNNNNNNNNNNNNNNNNNNNNNNNNNNNNNNNNNNNNNNNNNNNNNNNNNNNNNNNNNNNNNNNNNNNNNNNNNNNNNNNNNNNNNNNNNNNNNNNNNNNNNNNNNNNNNNNNNNNNNNNNNNNNNNNNNNNNNNNNNNNNNNNNNNNNNNNNNNNNNNNNNNNNNNNNNNNNNNNNNNNNNNNNNNNNNNNNNNNNNNNNNNNNNNNNNNNNNNNNNNNNNNNNNNNNNNNNNNNNNNNNNNNNNNNNNNNNNNNNNNNNNNNNNNNNNNNNNNNNNNNNNNNNNNNNNNNNNNNNNNNNNNNNNNNNNNNNNNNNNNNNNNNNNNNNNNNNNNNNNNNNNNNNNNNNNNNNNNNNNNNNNNNNNNNNNNNNNNNNNNNNNNNNNNNNNNNNNNNNNNNNNNNNNNNNNNNNNNNNNNNNNNNNNNNNNNNNNNNNNNNNNNNNNNNNNNNNNNNNNNNNNNNNNNNNNNNNNNNNNNNNNNNNNNNNNNNNNNNNNNNNNNNNNNNNNNNNNNNNNNNNNNNNNNNNNNNNNNNNNNNNNNNNNNNNNNNNNNNNNNNNNNNNNNNNNNNNNNNNNNNNNNNNNNNNNNNNNNNNNNNNNNNNNNNNNNNNNNNNNNNNNNNNNNNNNNNNNNNNNNNNNNNNNNNNNNNNNNNNNNNNNNNNNNNNNNNNNNNNNNNNNNNNNNNNNNNNNNNNNNNNNNNNNNNNNNNNNNNNNNNNNNNNNNNNNNNNNNNNNNNNNNNNNNNNNNNNNNNNNNNNNNNNNNNNNNNNNNNNNNNNNNNNNNNNNNNNNNNNNNNNNNNNNNNNNNNNNNNNNNNNNNNNNNNNNNNNNNNNNNNNNNNNNNNNNNNNNNNNNNNNNNNNNNNNNNNNNNNNNNNNNNNNNNNNNNNNNNNNNNNNNNNNNNNNNNNNNNNNNNNNNNNNNNNNNNNNNNNNNNNNNNNNNNNNNNNNNNNNNNNNNNNNNNNNNNNNNNNNNNNNNNNNNNNNNNNNNNNNNNNNNNNNNNNNNNNNNNNNNNNNNNNNNNNNNNNNNNNNNNNNNNNNNNNNNNNNNNNNNNNNNNNNNNNNNNNNNNNNNNNNNNNNNNNNNNNNNNNNNNNNNNNNNNNNNNNNNNNNNNNNNNNNNNNNNNNNNNNNNNNNNNNNNNNNNNNNNNNNNNNNNNNNNNNNNNNNNNNNNNNNNNNNNNNNNNNNNNNNNNNNNNNNNNNNNNNNNNNNNNNNNNNNNNNNNNNNNNNNNNNNNNNNNNNNNNNNNNNNNNNNNNNNNNNNNNNNNNNNNNNNNNNNNNNNNNNNNNNNNNNNNNNNNNNNNNNNNNNNNNNNNNNNNNNNNNNNNNNNNNNNNNNNNNNNNNNNNNNNNNNNNNNNNNNNNNNNNNNNNNNNNNNNNNNNNNNNNNNNNNNNNNNNNNNNNNNNNNNNNNNNNNNNNNNNNNNNNNNNNNNNNNNNNNNNNNNNNNNNNNNNNNNNNNNNNNNNNNNNNNNNNNNNNNNNNNNNNNNNNNNNNNNNNNNNNNNNNNNNNNNNNNNNNNNNNNNNNNNNNNNNNNNNNNNNNNNNNNNNNNNNNNNNNNNNNNNNNNNNNNNNNNNNNNNNNNNNNNNNNNNNNNNNNNNNNNNNNNNNNNNNNNNNNNNNNNNNNNNNNNNNNNNNNNNNNNNNNNNNNNNNNNNNNNNNNNNNNNNNNNNNNNNNNNNNNNNNNNNNNNNNNNNNNNNNNNNNNNNNNNNNNNNNNNNNNNNNNNNNNNNNNNNNNNNNNNNNNNNNNNNNNNNNNNNNNNNNNNNNNNNNNNNNNNNNNNNNNNNNNNNNNNNNNNNNNNNNNNNNNNNNNNNNNNNNNNNNNNNNNNNNNNNNNNNNNNNNNNNNNNNNNNNNNNNNNNNNNNNNNNNNNNNNNNNNNNNNNNNNNNNNNNNNNNNNNNNNNNNNNNNNNNNNNNNNNNNNNNNNNNNNNNNNNNNNNNNNNNNNNNNNNNNNNNNNNNNNNNNNNNNNNNNNNNNNNNNNNNNNNNNNNNNNNNNNNNNNNNNNNNNNNNNNNNNNNNNNNNNNNNNNNNNNNNNNNNNNNNNNNNNNNNNNNNNNNNNNNNNNNNNNNNNNNNNNNNNNNNNNNNNNNNNNNNNNNNNNNNNNNNNNNNNNNNNNNNNNNNNNNNNNNNNNNNNNNNNNNNNNNNNNNNNNNNNNNNNNNNNNNNNNNNNNNNNNNNNNNNNNNNNNNNNNNNNNNNNNNNNNNNNNNNNNNNNNNNNNNNNNNNNNNNNNNNNNNNNNNNNNNNNNNNNNNNNNNNNNNNNNNNNNNNNNNNNNNNNNNNNNNNNNNNNNNNNNNNNNNNNNNNNNNNNNNNNNNNNNNNNNNNNNNNNNNNNNNNNNNNNNNNNNNNNNNNNNNNNNNNNNNNNNNNNNNNNNNNNNNNNNNNNNNNNNNNNNNNNNNNNNNNNNNNNNNNNNNNNNNNNNNNNNNNNNNNNNNNNNNNNNNNNNNNNNNNNNNNNNNNNNNNNNNNNNNNNNNNNNNNNNNNNNNNNNNNNNNNNNNNNNNNNNNNNNNNNNNNNNNNNNNNNNNNNNNNNNNNNNNNNNNNNNNNNNNNNNNNNNNNNNNNNNNNNNNNNNNNNNNNNNNNNNNNNNNNNNNNNNNNNNNNNNNNNNNNNNNNNNNNNNNNNNNNNNNNNNNNNNNNNNNNNNNNNNNNNNNNNNNNNNNNNNNNNNNNNNNNNNNNNNNNNNNNNNNNNNNNNNNNNNNNNNNNNNNNNNNNNNNNNNNNNNNNNNNNNNNNNNNNNNNNNNNNNNNNNNNNNNNNNNNNNNNNNNNNNNNNNNNNNNNNNNNNNNNNNNNNNNNNNNNNNNNNNNNNNNNNNNNNNNNNNNNNNNNNNNNNNNNNNNNNNNNNNNNNNNNNNNNNNNNNNNNNNNNNNNNNNNNNNNNNNNNNNNNNNNNNNNNNNNNNNNNNNNNNNNNNNNNNNNNNNNNNNNNNNNNNNNNNNNNNNNNNNNNNNNNNNNNNNNNNNNNNNNNNNNNNNNNNNNNNNNNNNNNNNNNNNNNNNNNNNNNNNNNNNNNNNNNNNNNNNNNNNNNNNNNNNNNNNNNNNNNNNNNNNNNNNNNNNNNNNNNNNNNNNNNNNNNNNNNNNNNNNNNNNNNNNNNNNNNNNNNNNNNNNNNNNNNNNNNNNNNNNNNNNNNNNNNNNNNNNNNNNNNNNNNNNNNNNNNNNNNNNNNNNNNNNNNNNNNNNNNNNNNNNNNNNNNNNNNNNNNNNNNNNNNNNNNNNNNNNNNNNNNNNNNNNNNNNNNNNNNNNNNNNNNNNNNNNNNNNNNNNNNNNNNNNNNNNNNNNNNNNNNNNNNNNNNNNNNNNNNNNNNNNNNNNNNNNNNNNNNNNNNNNNNNNNNNNNNNNNNNNNNNNNNNNNNNNNNNNNNNNNNNNNNNNNNNNNNNNNNNNNNNNNNNNNNNNNNNNNNNNNNNNNNNNNNN from Solanum stenotomum isolate F172 unplaced genomic scaffold, ASM1918654v1 scaffold37374, whole genome shotgun sequence includes:
- the LOC125852599 gene encoding cytochrome P450 CYP72A219-like, with the translated sequence MEISYNRIIEAICVAILLVYTWRVLNWAWFKPKKLEKFLRKSGLKGNPYKLFYGDLNELTNKLNEARSKPINFSDDIAQRLIPFFLDSINKNGKSSFVWLGPYPAVLITDPEHVKEIFTKNYGYQKIAHPNPFAKSFAKGLAFLEEDKWAKHRKIINPAFHFENLKHMLPAFYQSCSEMISKWEDIVPKERSVELDVWPDLQLMTGEVISRTAFGSSYEEGRKVFELQKEQAEYVMDMTHSVYIPGSRFLPTKRNKRMQEIEKQIQTTIRRIINKRLRAMEAGETSKNDLLGILLESNMKEIEQHGNKDFGMTTIELIEECKLFYFAGQEGNSVLLVWTMILLCLHPEWQVRARDEVLQVFGNEKPNLEGLSRLKIVTMILNETLRLFPPVATFRRRIKDEVKLGELSLPAGVQLFILTVLIHYDKELWGEDAKEFKPERFSEGVAKATKGQASFFPFGRGPRICIGQNFAMMEAKMAIAMILQNFSFELSPSYTHAPLAIVSTQPQYGAPLLMRKL
- the LOC125852601 gene encoding cytochrome P450 CYP72A219-like isoform X1, which encodes MSKSKPINISDDITQRLIPFFLDSINKNGKSSFMWLSPYPTVLITNPEHVKEILTKNYVYQKQTHPNPFAKLLAQGLVLVEEDKWAKHRKIINPAFHVEKLKHMLPAFYMSCSEMISKWEDIVSKETSYELDVWPDLQLMTAEVISRTAFGSSYEEGRIVFELQQEQAEHIMDISRSIYIPGSRFLPTKRNKRMLEIEKQVQTTIRHIIDKRLKAMEAGETSKDDLLGILLESNMKEIEQHGSKDFGLTTTEVIEECKLFYFAGQETTSVLLVWTMILLCLHPEWQVRAREEVLQVFGNEKPDLEGLSRLKIVTMILHETLRLFPLVPTYRRRNKHEVKLGELSLPAGVLLFIPTVLIHYDKELWGEDAKEFKPERFSEGVSKATKGHLSFIPFSGGPRVCIGQNFAMMEAKMAIAMILQKFSFELSLSYTHTPVASFATRPQYGAPLLMRKL
- the LOC125852601 gene encoding cytochrome P450 CYP72A219-like isoform X2; amino-acid sequence: MSKSKPINISDDITQRLIPFFLDSINKNGKSSFMWLSPYPTVLITNPEHVKEILTKNYVYQKQTHPNPFAKLLAQGLVLVEEDKWAKHRKIINPAFHVEKLKHMLPAFYMSCSEMISKWEDIVSKETSYELDVWPDLQLMTAEVISRTAFGSSYEEGRIVFELQQEQAEHIMDISRSIYIPGSRFLPTKRNKRMLEIEKQVQTTIRHIIDKRLKAMEAGETSKDDLLGILLESNMKEIEQHGSKDFGLTTTEVIEECKLFYFAGQETTSVLLVWTMILLCLHPEWQVRAREEVLQVFGNEKPDLEGLSRLKIVTMILYETLRLFPPLPVFSRRNKEEVKLGELHLPAGVILIIPAIFIHYDK